The Syngnathus acus chromosome 2, fSynAcu1.2, whole genome shotgun sequence genomic interval GATCGCCGAAGATTAGACTCGGCGTAGATATTTGACGTCTGCCATACTTTTCTGTGTGGTTAGGTTGAACACTTGCTTGAAGCTGGTCCCCCACGaccccacgcaaaatttaaggGAAATAGTCTGTTTCATTTGTGCTGTAAAAAAATTCGTCTGTGCTgctacgttttttttttttttaaattaagaaAGATTATTTTGTGAACGAGACACAATCTGACACTTCTAATATGGCGGACGCGTTGTCGCATCTTGGCAACGGTGCAAAGTACAACCTTCTATACGTGTATAACTCGTTTGTAACGCTCGCGTCGTCACGTGACGTAACGGAGTAGTGTTTGGCTAAAGCTGCCTCAGTTTGCCGAAGAAAAGCTCGGCTTCACCGACTTTGTCATGCTCCTCAGATTTCTACTGCTTTTGACGGTGGGCGCTCTCTGCGGGGAAGTCACAGCGGAGAAAAAACTGGAATACGTAACCGTGGTGAGTATATTTAGTCCTCTGTGAGGGATCCGCGCCAGGCAAAACTCCCGAGAGGAGGGTGAATATATTGCCACGATATAAATAGAGCGTAAACGTAAGATGTTCATATGTGTCAAGTGTCGGGTATTCAACCAGGGAATATGGATATTTTGCGCACTAATTTGTGCCCACGAAATAACTGGCGCAAAAAAAGCGAATTTGTGACTGGTTATTCCCTTGAAGAATTTAGACgtagggataaaaaaaatgatgcgcACCTTCGCGAGAGAAGACAATGCGCGATGTCCTCCAGCAACATGGCTCGCTGTCAAGTGTATTTAAATTCTTGTGGCTAAAAATTCTTTCCAATACCAGGGTTTACAAAACGTTTATTAACTCGCCCCTAGCTCCAACTACGGAAGaagattagggccagtgaagaaaaaaaaacgaggggtgacaggattctgacttttttctcagaattctgactttaaagtcagaagaattctgactttaaagtcagaaagtgggaattctgactttaaagtcagagaCACAGAATCTGTCAGGGAAGTGacaattagaatttttttggACCCAGTCATAATTTGCCATTTTAACACCATGGCATCAAACATCTCACATACTCCATTGTTACAACATGAAAAAATCCACTCAGCACAATGTACAGCAAAAGTTtatgcccccccacccccttcaaACAGTTGTTTTGTTAGCTCCGGCTAATGATtgtgagctaattttagaggTCACGTTTTTACTGACTTTATTCTGAAAGACAGAGAAGGTCAAAGACCAGATAAGAACACCAGTAGTATACACACTATTTGGGCAGTTTTCGATGTCGGGTTATTTGCAAGGGATGCACTTTTACCTCGATTATCCCCAATGATAATTGATCTTTGCAGAAATGCACCGAGACTACGCAAAATAATGCTCCGCCTGTGGTGGCGATGACCCCACAAGCCCCATCGGCAACCATCGACTTTTGAACATTGTCgccttttttaatcaattcaaTTTGTAGTTAACACACAAAGGTAACATGATCTACTCATTCCCACTCGTTTGTGTGCACTGAACGAAAATGCAAACTGACACCTTGACTGTTCTCAAAGACTAAACTTCATGTGTGGGTGAATGGTGATAGAATGACTGTACGAAACAGGACCGACCAAGATAAGGGTTTTGTAATCCACTCATGGGGCCATTTGAGTCTGACACGCGGTTTCCCTGTCTTGCAGTTGTTCCGACATGGCGACAGATCACCGGTCAAAGCCTATCCTACAGATCCATACCAAGAGAGTGCCTGGCCTCAAGGCTTTGGACAGCTATCACAGGTCTGGAGAtaaaatatctatttttttcagaatgATTCCCTTTGTTACATCACTTTGGTAATCCGATGAGCTCTGTGCACACCTTCCAACGGCACACTGCGTGGTTTTGTTTGTCCTCAGGAAGGGATGCGGCAGCACTTGGAGCTGGGCCAGTTTCTGAGGAAGCGTTATGACGGCTTTCTTAACGAAAGCTATGTCCGACATGAGGTAAATGTTTAGATAGGCGACCGGGTGTTTTGGAGATCAGAGAAGATCATGTCATTTCCATCTTAATCGGGTGAAAAAGAtaaaactttaaaataaagatattaCTGAATAGAACAGTTTACAGGTTTGTGTGATGGTGCAAATATGACACAAGGCAGAAAACTGCATCTACAAAAATGCTGGAATGCTAGCCTGCCATCAGATAGTCATAGTCCGCTCACTCTTTCAGTGTCGGAGGACTCGTAAAACCCAAAAGGCAACCAGTTTAACAGTTACCTCTGTCACATAACACTTGGATTCAAAGCAATTTACCTCAGGCAAAACGTATAAGTCACACATTAGAACTACAGCAGTAAAGAAGAAGGCTCGATTCCAGTGGTTTATATTGGCTGCTTGAGCTGAATTGTTGCTGATGGTTATATTATACTGTGGTGTTTGCATATAGAATTCCCTATAGAACTAAGGCTTGAAGGGTGTGACATGAATGTGGTGTTTATCTGCAAACGCACTCGCACATGATTGTTTCAGTTCCTCATTTTACGAGGATGTTCAGTCAAGTCTTTTGTGACAGACTTCCACCACAATACCAttgttttatgccagtcgtatcattttatgttttttgttgtattcattcatcatcatcatcggtttaaagtccgctttccaggcgccgctgggttggactgggttctcgatatggccgGGAACGGTCCATGGCGATCTCGTGGTTAAtgccaatttttattttttttttccaagcataCTACTCAGACTTGTACAACAAGTCATTCGCCATACCGTGAAACTATTGTCTGACGCTAATCCTGTCCGTGGTGCCTATAAGGTCGGGGACGACCGGTTTATATGATGAAAGGCTTTGCTTACTTGTGTCCTCAGATCTCAGTGCGCAGCACAGACTACGATCGTACCCTGATGAGCGCCGAGGCCAACCTTGCCGGTAATGTTCCCCGTAAACGCTTCAACCTAAATGTTGACTTGTAGGTTTTAGGACTTAAAATTGTAAGCAAGCCTCCTTCCCTTTGCAGGTCTTTACCCCCCCAATGGTGAGCAGGTCTTCTCACCAAACATCAAGTGGCAACCCATCCCCGTCCACACGGTTCCGCAAAGCGAAGAGAAGGTAGATATAAAAACATAGTGGCCTTTAATGTGATTTCTTGTCTTATTGATTGaatgtgtttatattttccaGCTGCTGTCCTTTCCTCAGAGAGATTGCCCTCGCTTCGAAGAGCTCATGCGTGAAACCGAGCAAACGGAAGAATATCGTAACGTCACAACGGCTAACCGGgtctcccctccctccttttttttacacacaataAGATTGACCGTAATTGAAATCGATTAAACGAattcttctgtttgtttttttccttcatccAGGACATCATAGAACTGGTTGGGAATAAAACGGGACTCAAGTCGATGAGTGTGGATTCTGTCTGGAGTGTGTATGACACCCTCTTCTGTGAGGTGAATACTTGCATTTTCCACTCCGTTGTGTCAACTTGCCTCTACAAAAAGTGTGCTCGGGTGTGTTTCTTAGTCACGTCATAACAAGTCAGCTCCAGATTGGGTGACTCCTTCTGTTTGGGAAAGGCTCCACTTTCTGAAAGACTTTGGATTCCAGGTATACTCTTTTCTGGAGTTCAAGCCATTGAGACACAAACTACTTGTAACTCGAGTATGCTCCGATCTTTCTAGGTTATATTTGGTGTCTACAAACAGCAGGAGAAGAGTCGGCTGCAGGGAGGTGTGTGTTAAGGCTGCGCTCCCGTCATTTCACAAGCAAATGATTAACAATTTAAACAGTTTCAAGCTGTTTATTGACACTCGCTGTTGACGCTTACTGCCTAACTAAACAAAACGACTCAAAAACGTGGGTTTTAAAGCAAGCACAAACATTTGCCTCAGGAAATTTGGCTAGCttaaacaatgcaaaacgctGCAGATGGCAAACATAGCATTGCTGTTGAAGCAGCTCATATTTGAAGATGTAAAGTTCGACAGGAAGactcacaggcatatatttGCCACAGTACAAAGAAGCGAGAGAACAAAAAGCTTAAGGTTGCTTCTTAACCGTCCTTCCTTCCATCTCATGTCACAATCAGAAAGAGGTTTGTGGCTCCACTGACCTCTGTTCTGAC includes:
- the acp2 gene encoding lysosomal acid phosphatase isoform X1, giving the protein MLLRFLLLLTVGALCGEVTAEKKLEYVTVLFRHGDRSPVKAYPTDPYQESAWPQGFGQLSQEGMRQHLELGQFLRKRYDGFLNESYVRHEISVRSTDYDRTLMSAEANLAGLYPPNGEQVFSPNIKWQPIPVHTVPQSEEKLLSFPQRDCPRFEELMRETEQTEEYRNVTTANRDIIELVGNKTGLKSMSVDSVWSVYDTLFCESRHNKSAPDWVTPSVWERLHFLKDFGFQVIFGVYKQQEKSRLQGGILLGEIVKNLSRVASSKQSQPLKMMMLSAHDTTVAALQGSLNVFNGRQPPYASCHMIELYSDDNGSLSVSMFYRNDSGVEPYALQLPGCALECPLEEFVILTKLSISEDRQKECQLPSNGSNKEVIITLVVVGCLLLVLIIVLFLSIVRHKEPLGNQGYRHIGPEGGEES
- the acp2 gene encoding lysosomal acid phosphatase isoform X2, which codes for MLLRFLLLLTVGALCGEVTAEKKLEYVTVLFRHGDRSPVKAYPTDPYQESAWPQGFGQLSQEGMRQHLELGQFLRKRYDGFLNESYVRHEISVRSTDYDRTLMSAEANLAGLYPPNGEQVFSPNIKWQPIPVHTVPQSEEKLLSFPQRDCPRFEELMRETEQTEEYRNVTTANRDIIELVGNKTGLKSMSVDSVWSVYDTLFCESRHNKSAPDWVTPSVWERLHFLKDFGFQVIFGVYKQQEKSRLQGGILLGEIVKNLSRVASSKQSQPLKMMMLSAHDTTVAALQGSLNVFNGRQPPYASCHMIELYSDDNGSLSVSMFYRNDSGVEPYALQLPGCALECPLEEFVILTKLSISEDRQKECQLPSNGSNKGAVGQPGLSPHWS